The segment GATGGTGCTATTTTACTTGTTGATGCATCCGAGGGGCCTCTTCCACAGACACGTTTTGTGCTTAAAAAAGCGCTTGCCGCAGGTTTGAAGATTATAGTTGTGATAAACAAAATAGATCGTAAAGATGCCAGGCCGGGTGAGGTGTTAGACGAGATATACGATCTTCTCATAGACCTTGGAGCAAATGATGAGCAGCTTGATTTTCCGCTTATTTATGCAATCGGTCGTGATGGAATAGCACAAAAGAGTCTGAATGAAAAAGGAGAAAACCTTCATTTATTGATTGATACCATTTTAAAAGAAATTCCTCCTCCATCTTATGATCCCGAAGAACCTTTTCAAATGCTTGTTTCGGACCTTGGATATTCCGACTACCTTGGAAGGCTTGCAATAGGAAAAGTATTTAACGGAAAAATGGGGCAGCATGATAATCTTATATGCATTAACAGCGAAAACGCTTACATTCCGCTTAAGGTTTCCAAGCTGCAAACTTATACCGGTTTGAAAATTATTGAAATCAAAAATGCCGAACCGGGTGATATAGTAGTACTTTCAGGAATTGAAGATGTTAAAATCGGAGATACTATCTGCACCAGTAATTTCCCTAAAGCTTTAAAAAGAATTACTGTTGATGAGCCGACTGTTTCTATGAAATTTACCATAAATAATTCGCCTTTTTCAGGAAAAGAAGGAAAATATGTTCAATCCAGTAAAATACGCGAACGGCTTTACAAAGAGACATTAAGAAATGTTGCAATCCAGATAAGCGATGAGCAGGAGATGGATTCTTTTATTGTAAAGGGAAGAGGGGAATTCCAACTGGCCATACTTATAGAAACTATGCGCAGGGAGGGATTTGAGTTGTGTGTAGGCCGTCCCGAAGTAATTCTAAAATACAAAGACGGTGAAAAACTCGAACCAATCGAGCATCTTTTTATCGATTGCAATGAAAATTTTCTTGGGATTGTTTCCGAGAAGCTTTCTTCGAAAAAAGGAAGGATGTTAAATCTTGTAAACAATGAAAGAGGAAGAGTCAGAATCGAATTTTCCATTCCGTCAAGAGCACTTATCGGTTACAGGGATGAGTTTTTAACGGATACGAAGGGAACCGGTATTATGAATTCATATTTTTCCGGTTATGAAAAATACAGAGGTGACTTTCCGGTAAGATTCACAGGTTCTATAGTTTCAGACAGATCCGGCAATTCGGTTGCATACGCCCTGTTTAACCTTGAGCCAAGAGGCAGGCTTTTGATTGTTCCAGTTACTCCGGTATACGAAGGAATGGTTGTGGGAGAGCATAACAAGGAAGGCGATATCAACGTAAATGCATGCAAGGAGAAAAAATTAACAAACATGAGAGCTTCCGGAAAAGATGATCATATTCTTCTTGCTCCGGTTAAA is part of the Pseudomonadota bacterium genome and harbors:
- the typA gene encoding translational GTPase TypA, whose product is MTELIKNEKIRNIAIIAHVDHGKTTLVDGMFKQSGLFRTGQRVDERIMDSMDLERERGITIAAKNCSVVWKDVKINIIDTPGHADFGGEVERAISMSDGAILLVDASEGPLPQTRFVLKKALAAGLKIIVVINKIDRKDARPGEVLDEIYDLLIDLGANDEQLDFPLIYAIGRDGIAQKSLNEKGENLHLLIDTILKEIPPPSYDPEEPFQMLVSDLGYSDYLGRLAIGKVFNGKMGQHDNLICINSENAYIPLKVSKLQTYTGLKIIEIKNAEPGDIVVLSGIEDVKIGDTICTSNFPKALKRITVDEPTVSMKFTINNSPFSGKEGKYVQSSKIRERLYKETLRNVAIQISDEQEMDSFIVKGRGEFQLAILIETMRREGFELCVGRPEVILKYKDGEKLEPIEHLFIDCNENFLGIVSEKLSSKKGRMLNLVNNERGRVRIEFSIPSRALIGYRDEFLTDTKGTGIMNSYFSGYEKYRGDFPVRFTGSIVSDRSGNSVAYALFNLEPRGRLLIVPVTPVYEGMVVGEHNKEGDINVNACKEKKLTNMRASGKDDHILLAPVKPLTLEGAINFIREDEMVEVTPISIRIRKAVLSAHKRHSMRSAKLKAGQ